A section of the Equus caballus isolate H_3958 breed thoroughbred chromosome 21, TB-T2T, whole genome shotgun sequence genome encodes:
- the PRLR gene encoding prolactin receptor, whose translation MKENVASTVVFILLLFLNINLLNGQSPPGKPEIIKCRSPEKETFTCWWKPGADGGLPTSYTLTYHKEGETLTHECPDYKTGGPNSCYFNKKHTSIWTIYIITINATNQMGSCSSDPRYVDVTYIVEPDPPVNLTLELKQPEDKKPYLWMRWFPPTLVDVRSGWLTLQYEIRLKPEKSAEWEIHFAGQQTQFKILSLYPGQKYLVQVRCKPDHGFWSEWSPESSIQIPNDFTMKDSTVWIFVAVLSAVFCLIMVWAVALKGYSMVSCILPPVPGPKIKGFDTHLLEKGKSEELLSALGCQEFPPTSDCEDLLVEFLEVDDSEDQQLMPAHSKEHPGQGMKPTHLDPDSDSGRGSCDSPSLLSEKCEEPRANPSTFQTPEGIEKPENPPKNVTHTWDPQSTSLEGKIPYFHVDGSKSSTWPLPQPPNQHNFRSSYHNIADICQLATGAAGASATLLDKTDKHAFKSSKTIETGAEGKAAEQREVESFPSKTDQDRAWLPPQEKTPFLSVKALDYVEIHKVNKDGALSLLPKQKENSDQTEKPSTPETSKEYAKVSQVTDNNILVLTQDPRAPNLALFEEQAKEAPPSLPQNQAQIDLASFTAPPGNCRLQLGGLDYLDPAGFMHSFQ comes from the exons ATGAAGGAAAATGTGGCATCCacagttgttttcattttgctgctttttctcAACATCAATCTTCTGAATG GACAGTCACCTCCTGGTAAACCTGAGATCATTAAATGTCGTTCTCCAGAAAAGGAAACATTCACCTGCTGGTGGAAGCCTGGGGCCGATGGAGGACTTCCTACCAGTTACACGCTGACTTACCACAAGGAAGG AGAGACACTCACCCATGAATGTCCGGACTACAAAACCGGTGGCCCTAACTCCTGTTACTTTAACAAGAAGCACACCTCCATATGGACAATATACATCATCACGATAAATGCCACGAACCAGATGGGAAGCTGTTCCTCGGATCCGCGTTACGTGGACGTGACATATATAG TTGAACCAGACCCTCCTGTGAATCTGACTTTGGAATTAAAACAGCCAGAAGACAAAAAACCCTATCTGTGGATGAGATGGTTTCCACCCACCCTGGTTGATGTAAGATCCGGTTGGCTCACACTCCAGTATGAAATTCGATTAAAACCTGAGAAATCAGCTGAGTGGGAG ATTCATTTCGCTGGGCAGCAGACTCAGTTTAAGATTCTCAGCTTATATCCAGGACAGAAATACCTTGTCCAGGTTCGCTGTAAGCCAGATCATGGATTCTGGAGTGAGTGGAGCCCAGAGAGCTCCATCCAGATACCTAATG ATTTCACCATGAAAGATAGCACCGTGTGGATCTTTGTGGCCGTTCTTTCTGCTGTCTTCTGTCTGATTATGGTCTGGGCAGTGGCTTTGAAGGGCTATAG CATGGTATCCTGCATCCTTCCCCCAGTTCCTGGtccaaaaataaaaggatttgATACTCATCTGCTGGAG AAGGGCAAGTCTGAAGAACTACTGAGTGCCCTGGGGTGCCAAGAATTCCCTCCCACTTCTGACTGTGAGGACTTGCTGGTGGAGTTCTTAGAAGTAGATGACAGTGAGGACCAGCAGCTGATGCCAGCCCATTCAAAAGAACACCCGGGTCAGGGTATGAAGCCCACCCACCTGGATCCTGACAGTGACTCTGGCCGGGGCAGCTGTGACAGCCCTTCCCTTTTGTCGGAAAAGTGTGAGGAACCCCGGGCAAATCCCTCCACATTCCAGACCCCTGAGGGCATTGAGAAGCCGGAGAATCCCCCAAAAAATGTCACCCATACCTGGGACCCCCAGAGCACAAGCTTGGAAGGCAAAATCCCCTATTTCCACGTCGACGGATCCAAATCTTCAACATGGCCTTTGCCACAGCCCCCCAACCAGCACAATTTCAGATCTTCTTACCACAACATTGCTGACATATGTCAGCTGGCCACTGGTGCAGCAGGTGCATCAGCCACTTTGTtggacaaaacagacaaacatgCTTTCAAATCCTCAAAAACCATTGAGACTGGAGCGGAGGGAAAGGCAGCCGAGCAGAGAGAGGTGGAAAGCTTTCCTTCCAAGACTGACCAAGACAGAGCATGGCTGCCGCCCCAGGAGAAAACTCCGTTTCTCTCTGTTAAAGCCTTGGATTACGTGGAGATTCACAAAGTCAACAAAGATGGAGCACTGTCACTGCTCCcgaaacagaaagagaacagcGACCAGACAGAGAAGCCCAGCACTCCTGAAACCAGTAAGGAGTACGCTAAGGTGTCCCAGGTGACGGATAACAACATCCTGGTGTTAACGCAGGATCCGCGAGCTCCAAACCTGGCTTTGTTCGAAGAACAAGCCAAGGAGGCTCCACCATCCCTTCCACAGAATCAAGCTCAGATAGACCTCGCCTCCTTCACAGCACCACCAGGCAACTGCAGACTCCAGCTGGGCGGGTTGGATTACTTGGATCCCGCAGGTTTTATGCACTCCTTTCAGTGA